One Solea senegalensis isolate Sse05_10M linkage group LG3, IFAPA_SoseM_1, whole genome shotgun sequence genomic window carries:
- the pphln1 gene encoding periphilin-1 isoform X2, with protein MTYRRDRNIREVYEDRFLNERPGPSYPRAGGAVDRRGPFGRPEDDYNRYDYEGGPRFFPNGGGPRNYHEDQRGFHGDNAHFPGERRAAPPPSRREEFPYRGPREEPHTGGRPMEFSARAPPPHNIRNQGIYPAPRSLPESGEDTLVQAILNLDRGEERDHYRRKAAPFPPLRERSPVRREAARSPHSRSGSSVSSRGYSPDRAKGLPFPSQQGSDGPEGHAGATEHLWGSLFTQQSGHDTLGYEESYSQSKMTDKIPGLSREGSPHSAVSIKEENHPPEAEKEELPVVAPFVEEESSQKPTESFQERRALAIAAKALEIEKMYRQDCDTFGIVVKMLVAKDPNLEKQLQVPLRENLGEIRERCLEDLKLFICELDDVVRQTEPSVCDSTTASTSLAGHKLSKTTVNHSSSY; from the exons A TGACATACAGGAGAGACCGCAACATACGGGAGGTGTATGAGGACCGGTTCTTAAATGAGAGACCA GGGCCATCATATCCACGAGCTGGTGGAGCAGTGGACAGGAGGGGCCCCTTTGGCAGGCCAGAAGATGACTACAACCGATACGATTACGAAGGAGGGCCCCGCTTTTTCCCTAATGGTGGTGGCCCCCGAAATTACCATGAAGATCAGAGGGGCTTCCACGGCGACAACGCTCATTTCCCTGGCGAACGCCGAGCCGCCCCTCCACCTTCAAGAAGG GAGGAGTTTCCTTACAGAGGACCCAGGGAGGAGCCTCACACAGGAGGAAGGCCTATGGAGTTTAG TGCCCGAGCTCCACCTCCTCATAACATACGAAATCAGGGCATCTACCCAGCACCTAGATCGCTTCCAGAGAGCGGAGAAGACACACTAGTGCAGGCCATTCTCAACCTGGATAGAGG agaggagagagaccaTTACAGAAGAAAAGCTGCTCCCTTCCCTCCACTCAGAGAACGCTCTCCGGTTCGCCGTGAGGCGGCCCGCTCCCCTCACAGCCGCTCAGGCTCCAGCGTCAGTAGCAGAGGCTACTCACCCGACAGAGCCAAGGGCCTGCCATTTCCCTCACAGCAAG GTTCAGATGGTCCAGAGGGTCACGCGGGTGCTACTGAGCACCTCTGGGGGTCGCTCTTTACTCAACAGAGTGGACATGACACTTTGG GATATGAAGAGTCTTATTCTCAGAGCAAGATGACCG ACAAAATTCCTGGTCTGTCAAGAGAAGGCTCGCCACACAGTGCGGTATCAATCAAG GAGGAGAACCACCCGCCAGAAGCGGAAAAGGAGGAGCTGCCCGTAGTAGCTccttttgtggaggaggagtctAGCCAGAAGCCGACAGAAAGTTTCCAAGAGAGACGAGCCCTGGCCATTGCAGCTAAAGCCCTGGAGATTGAGAAG ATGTACCGCCAGGACTGCGACACGTTTGGCATTGTGGTGAAGATGCTGGTCGCGAAAGACCCCAACCTGGAGAAGCAGCTGCAGGTTCCCCTCAGGGAGAACCTCGGAGAGATCCGCGAGCGCTGCCTCGAGGACCTCAAACTCTTCATTTGCGAGCTGGACGACGTGGTCCGGCAGACGGAGCCCTCCGTCTGTGACTCAACCACTGCGTCCACATCCTTGGCAGGTCATAAACTCTCAAAGACGACAGTGAACCACAGCTCCTCTTACTGA
- the pphln1 gene encoding periphilin-1 isoform X1, translated as MTYRRDRNIREVYEDRFLNERPGPSYPRAGGAVDRRGPFGRPEDDYNRYDYEGGPRFFPNGGGPRNYHEDQRGFHGDNAHFPGERRAAPPPSRREEFPYRGPREEPHTGGRPMEFSARAPPPHNIRNQGIYPAPRSLPESGEDTLVQAILNLDRGEERDHYRRKAAPFPPLRERSPVRREAARSPHSRSGSSVSSRGYSPDRAKGLPFPSQQGKSSDGPEGHAGATEHLWGSLFTQQSGHDTLGYEESYSQSKMTDKIPGLSREGSPHSAVSIKEENHPPEAEKEELPVVAPFVEEESSQKPTESFQERRALAIAAKALEIEKMYRQDCDTFGIVVKMLVAKDPNLEKQLQVPLRENLGEIRERCLEDLKLFICELDDVVRQTEPSVCDSTTASTSLAGHKLSKTTVNHSSSY; from the exons A TGACATACAGGAGAGACCGCAACATACGGGAGGTGTATGAGGACCGGTTCTTAAATGAGAGACCA GGGCCATCATATCCACGAGCTGGTGGAGCAGTGGACAGGAGGGGCCCCTTTGGCAGGCCAGAAGATGACTACAACCGATACGATTACGAAGGAGGGCCCCGCTTTTTCCCTAATGGTGGTGGCCCCCGAAATTACCATGAAGATCAGAGGGGCTTCCACGGCGACAACGCTCATTTCCCTGGCGAACGCCGAGCCGCCCCTCCACCTTCAAGAAGG GAGGAGTTTCCTTACAGAGGACCCAGGGAGGAGCCTCACACAGGAGGAAGGCCTATGGAGTTTAG TGCCCGAGCTCCACCTCCTCATAACATACGAAATCAGGGCATCTACCCAGCACCTAGATCGCTTCCAGAGAGCGGAGAAGACACACTAGTGCAGGCCATTCTCAACCTGGATAGAGG agaggagagagaccaTTACAGAAGAAAAGCTGCTCCCTTCCCTCCACTCAGAGAACGCTCTCCGGTTCGCCGTGAGGCGGCCCGCTCCCCTCACAGCCGCTCAGGCTCCAGCGTCAGTAGCAGAGGCTACTCACCCGACAGAGCCAAGGGCCTGCCATTTCCCTCACAGCAAGGCAAGA GTTCAGATGGTCCAGAGGGTCACGCGGGTGCTACTGAGCACCTCTGGGGGTCGCTCTTTACTCAACAGAGTGGACATGACACTTTGG GATATGAAGAGTCTTATTCTCAGAGCAAGATGACCG ACAAAATTCCTGGTCTGTCAAGAGAAGGCTCGCCACACAGTGCGGTATCAATCAAG GAGGAGAACCACCCGCCAGAAGCGGAAAAGGAGGAGCTGCCCGTAGTAGCTccttttgtggaggaggagtctAGCCAGAAGCCGACAGAAAGTTTCCAAGAGAGACGAGCCCTGGCCATTGCAGCTAAAGCCCTGGAGATTGAGAAG ATGTACCGCCAGGACTGCGACACGTTTGGCATTGTGGTGAAGATGCTGGTCGCGAAAGACCCCAACCTGGAGAAGCAGCTGCAGGTTCCCCTCAGGGAGAACCTCGGAGAGATCCGCGAGCGCTGCCTCGAGGACCTCAAACTCTTCATTTGCGAGCTGGACGACGTGGTCCGGCAGACGGAGCCCTCCGTCTGTGACTCAACCACTGCGTCCACATCCTTGGCAGGTCATAAACTCTCAAAGACGACAGTGAACCACAGCTCCTCTTACTGA
- the pphln1 gene encoding periphilin-1 isoform X3 — protein MTYRRDRNIREVYEDRFLNERPGPSYPRAGGAVDRRGPFGRPEDDYNRYDYEGGPRFFPNGGGPRNYHEDQRGFHGDNAHFPGERRAAPPPSRREEFPYRGPREEPHTGGRPMEFSARAPPPHNIRNQGIYPAPRSLPESGEDTLVQAILNLDRGEERDHYRRKAAPFPPLRERSPVRREAARSPHSRSGSSVSSRGYSPDRAKGLPFPSQQGKSSDGPEGHAGATEHLWGSLFTQQSGHDTLDKIPGLSREGSPHSAVSIKEENHPPEAEKEELPVVAPFVEEESSQKPTESFQERRALAIAAKALEIEKMYRQDCDTFGIVVKMLVAKDPNLEKQLQVPLRENLGEIRERCLEDLKLFICELDDVVRQTEPSVCDSTTASTSLAGHKLSKTTVNHSSSY, from the exons A TGACATACAGGAGAGACCGCAACATACGGGAGGTGTATGAGGACCGGTTCTTAAATGAGAGACCA GGGCCATCATATCCACGAGCTGGTGGAGCAGTGGACAGGAGGGGCCCCTTTGGCAGGCCAGAAGATGACTACAACCGATACGATTACGAAGGAGGGCCCCGCTTTTTCCCTAATGGTGGTGGCCCCCGAAATTACCATGAAGATCAGAGGGGCTTCCACGGCGACAACGCTCATTTCCCTGGCGAACGCCGAGCCGCCCCTCCACCTTCAAGAAGG GAGGAGTTTCCTTACAGAGGACCCAGGGAGGAGCCTCACACAGGAGGAAGGCCTATGGAGTTTAG TGCCCGAGCTCCACCTCCTCATAACATACGAAATCAGGGCATCTACCCAGCACCTAGATCGCTTCCAGAGAGCGGAGAAGACACACTAGTGCAGGCCATTCTCAACCTGGATAGAGG agaggagagagaccaTTACAGAAGAAAAGCTGCTCCCTTCCCTCCACTCAGAGAACGCTCTCCGGTTCGCCGTGAGGCGGCCCGCTCCCCTCACAGCCGCTCAGGCTCCAGCGTCAGTAGCAGAGGCTACTCACCCGACAGAGCCAAGGGCCTGCCATTTCCCTCACAGCAAGGCAAGA GTTCAGATGGTCCAGAGGGTCACGCGGGTGCTACTGAGCACCTCTGGGGGTCGCTCTTTACTCAACAGAGTGGACATGACACTTTGG ACAAAATTCCTGGTCTGTCAAGAGAAGGCTCGCCACACAGTGCGGTATCAATCAAG GAGGAGAACCACCCGCCAGAAGCGGAAAAGGAGGAGCTGCCCGTAGTAGCTccttttgtggaggaggagtctAGCCAGAAGCCGACAGAAAGTTTCCAAGAGAGACGAGCCCTGGCCATTGCAGCTAAAGCCCTGGAGATTGAGAAG ATGTACCGCCAGGACTGCGACACGTTTGGCATTGTGGTGAAGATGCTGGTCGCGAAAGACCCCAACCTGGAGAAGCAGCTGCAGGTTCCCCTCAGGGAGAACCTCGGAGAGATCCGCGAGCGCTGCCTCGAGGACCTCAAACTCTTCATTTGCGAGCTGGACGACGTGGTCCGGCAGACGGAGCCCTCCGTCTGTGACTCAACCACTGCGTCCACATCCTTGGCAGGTCATAAACTCTCAAAGACGACAGTGAACCACAGCTCCTCTTACTGA